The following DNA comes from Kluyveromyces lactis strain NRRL Y-1140 chromosome E complete sequence.
GACTTCTTTGCATCGCTATTAGAATTATCCTTCCCCTGTGAAGGATACAGAGAGGACGAGCTACCTCCGTGCAGCGACTTCAACATGCTGTTCAACATCTTTATTACACGTTTATTAGATTTTATCCTTGACAACAATTGCAAAAAGCTATTGGCAATCTGCGGCGACAAAGGCTTTGGACGAATGGTATGCAAACTGGCCATCTGCACTGAGTACCCATTGTAAAATCTAGAAAAAGCTGAGTCGTCACTCAGACTATAGTTTAATTTATATTCCGGGTCCAAGTTCCTCCAGTAAATTTCACTTGTATCTGTGAACATTCTTAATAAAACAACCAATGTCAacaagatatcaaaatcttgATTCTTGTCTTTCGATAAATTGGCTATCTGCTCTAATTTGGCTACAATGGCTGGACTGATCGCACTATACCCATGGGATACCACCAAATTGAATAGCGATAACCTTATATTGGTGAAGTATGGGTCcctttcaacttcttcaaaagttttgaCATGGGAATTAACGGGAAGCAAAGGATCCAGCTGGCTCAACAAAAATGCTGTAACATCTGTTAGGACGTTATGGGCTTCTGACATACTTGCTATAATCGAATCGATACGTTTTAAAATCCGCTTAATTAAAACAATCCTAGAATGCCTTTTTCCCTAAATGTCTAAGCGATATGCGACTATCCCACCTTTCAAAATAACAACAACTATCGCGACTCAAAGATATAGACTGGCAAATGTCCTCAAATATCACTCAATAACTTTCCCTGCCGTCTCTTGGTCTCTTCCCTTGAGCATTTGTTTTGTGTAAACCATTCATTAAGCATAAGCATTTAAACTGGATTATTATATTTGGGAGCGAAAACCCTTCACGTACAAAATGATACTGGCACTTACATATTTTAAGAACGGGTTCCAAAGGTTTACATAATGCATCTTGATTACACAGCCCTATATCCGGAGTATTGGAGAACACGCAGGGGATCGCACTACGTTACTGACGTCAGTTCCAAAGTTAACATCGCCGATACGAGCATAAAGCTATGAAATAAGATCGATGTTAGTTTTTAGCATGAAGATTGCAGAGAGATAATATATTACTTACATAATAAAATACACATATATGCAGAGAGATATATGTAGAGAGATATATGATGAGAGAAGGAAGGAATAACAAGGTAAAAGAATGCGAACCAGATAGGGCGAAGTAGAGTAAAAGCAGCAGTGGTTGTACGATTAGTACAAGTAATTGATCGGTTCAATTATGGTAAGAATTCCGTAGTAAGCGTTCCATGTGTTCGACGTCCAGTCTCTGAATGAACAAGTTGCGAAGGAGCACTATCATGGTCAGAAACGACGTGAAACCCACTGGAACGACACAGAACACTGTCACTTTATAGAGATCCAATCTTCTGCGTTTTGACCAGCGCAATTGAAATTGACTGGCagatgatgacgatgaggaggaagacaatttcttctttcgCGATCTGGCAGCAGAAAAAGTTAGTCCTTGATTAGACGTGCCGTTACCGGTGTCATCATTATCTCCAGAACTAGAGCTATCATTTCTACGTGATGATGAGCTATCGGAATTGTTGGGGAAAGTTGACTGAGATGATGAAGCATTATCGCCGTAGATCAAGTTCGATGTGATAAAACTCTGCCAGATGTACCCACCAGTAAGTAGACAACTTATTAAAATCCAGGTATGCAAATGGTATTTCCCTGACGGTGACATAGCTGCCGTCAAGAGCAATTCGAAACAGATCAT
Coding sequences within:
- the EOS1 gene encoding Eos1p (some similarities with uniprot|P53938 Saccharomyces cerevisiae YNL080C); this encodes MDSRTNGARNRPESKKSSTSVILRRDKSHHSLRNLTLTHLTAKQHFLIALCRDVSLLPPIFAMCQSLAKAWSLSFETNVLYSGSSGLTNKMKMAWSAYIGTTTSTEDDTIILSALTTARSSEYFLASMWCLVSMYLSYSILDSLMVRWIIKYATMAAIFRMFSMSLVMICFELLLTAAMSPSGKYHLHTWILISCLLTGGYIWQSFITSNLIYGDNASSSQSTFPNNSDSSSSRRNDSSSSGDNDDTGNGTSNQGLTFSAARSRKKKLSSSSSSSSASQFQLRWSKRRRLDLYKVTVFCVVPVGFTSFLTMIVLLRNLFIQRLDVEHMERLLRNSYHN